A stretch of the Butyricicoccus intestinisimiae genome encodes the following:
- a CDS encoding FeoB-associated Cys-rich membrane protein, whose translation MTWLIENMGTIIVLLVLVIIVAAIVRKLYSDKKKGIHSCGGHCGGGCPGCSSCGGSCSSCSAHKK comes from the coding sequence ATGACCTGGCTCATAGAAAACATGGGTACAATTATTGTATTGCTTGTACTTGTTATCATTGTAGCAGCTATTGTCCGCAAGCTGTATTCGGACAAGAAAAAAGGCATTCATTCCTGCGGCGGTCACTGCGGAGGAGGCTGCCCGGGGTGCTCATCCTGCGGCGGAAGCTGTTCCTCTTGCTCTGCGCACAAGAAATAA
- the feoB gene encoding ferrous iron transporter B → MSLTIALAGNPNCGKTTLFNGLTGSNQFVGNWPGVTVEKKEGKLKQHSDVVITDLPGIYSLSPYTLEEVVARNYLLGERPDAILNIIDGTNLERNLYLTTQLTELGIPVVVAVNMMDIVEKNGDKINIEELGRELGCKVVEISALKGRGIMEAAEAAIHAAKNEKTIPQHTFCGSVEHALAHIEELVLHDMPEEQQRWYAIKIFERDSKVLEQLNLSEETRAHIEKDIEAAETEEDDDSESIITNERYLYIASIIKGCYKKVSAGKLTISDKIDRIVTNRILALPIFAVIMFIVYYVSVTTVGTVATDWANDGVFGDGWHLFGIGSSAYSDVADEYNEALTVANGFVTYESEQGVDTSAVEAAMDAESEDYDPEAAKAALTQFAATIPAGTEATYEVEDEETLATEDETATVDDLTAAMAVLDQDGYEAPDPANYGVWIPGIPVFVEKALTSIGCADWLSGLILDGIVAGVGAVLGFVPQMLVLFIFLAFLEACGYMARVAFIMDRIFRRFGLSGKSFIPILIGTGCGVPGIMASRTIENEKDRRMTIMTTTFIPCGAKTPFIAMVAGAIFGGAAWVATSAYFLGIAAIICSGVILKKTKIFEGDPAPFVMELPAYHMPTVGTVLRSMWERGWSFIKKAGTIILLSTILVWFLSYFGWVDGSFGMLAEDQIDCSILAKIGNAICWIFAPLGFGNWQATVASITGLIAKENIVGTMGILYSSGAGTVYQNMAATFSLASGYAFLAFNLLCAPCFAAMGAIRREMNSTKWFLGAIGYQCGLAYLVGLVIYQISSLLSGGGFGIGTVAAIVVIVLFFFLLLRPSKKAEIRRNTLAVDAR, encoded by the coding sequence ATGAGTTTGACAATCGCCTTAGCCGGCAATCCGAACTGCGGTAAAACAACCCTGTTCAACGGTTTGACCGGTTCCAATCAGTTCGTCGGCAACTGGCCGGGCGTAACGGTTGAGAAAAAAGAGGGCAAGCTGAAGCAGCACAGTGATGTCGTCATCACGGACCTTCCGGGCATCTACTCGCTGTCTCCGTACACACTGGAGGAAGTGGTAGCGAGAAATTACCTGCTCGGTGAACGTCCGGATGCCATTCTGAACATCATTGACGGCACCAACTTGGAGCGCAACCTGTACCTGACCACGCAGCTGACCGAGCTGGGCATTCCGGTCGTTGTCGCAGTAAACATGATGGATATTGTCGAGAAGAACGGCGATAAAATCAACATCGAGGAGCTTGGCAGAGAGCTGGGCTGTAAGGTGGTAGAAATCTCCGCGCTCAAGGGCAGAGGCATCATGGAGGCTGCCGAGGCGGCCATTCACGCGGCAAAGAACGAAAAGACCATTCCGCAGCACACGTTCTGCGGTTCGGTAGAGCACGCACTGGCACACATTGAGGAGCTGGTTCTGCACGATATGCCGGAGGAACAGCAGCGCTGGTATGCCATCAAGATTTTCGAGCGCGACAGCAAGGTTCTGGAACAGCTGAACCTGTCCGAGGAGACGCGCGCGCACATCGAGAAGGACATTGAGGCTGCCGAAACCGAGGAGGATGATGACTCCGAGTCCATCATCACCAACGAGCGATACCTGTATATTGCATCCATCATCAAGGGCTGCTATAAAAAGGTATCCGCCGGCAAGCTGACCATTTCCGATAAGATTGATAGAATTGTCACCAACCGTATTCTGGCGCTGCCGATTTTCGCGGTTATCATGTTTATCGTGTACTATGTATCGGTTACCACCGTCGGCACGGTAGCAACGGACTGGGCAAATGACGGCGTGTTCGGCGACGGCTGGCACCTGTTCGGCATCGGTTCCTCTGCGTATTCCGATGTAGCGGACGAATACAACGAGGCACTGACCGTTGCAAACGGCTTTGTCACCTATGAGTCCGAGCAGGGCGTGGACACCTCCGCTGTAGAAGCAGCGATGGATGCGGAGTCTGAGGATTACGATCCGGAAGCTGCAAAGGCTGCTCTGACGCAGTTCGCTGCCACGATTCCGGCAGGCACCGAAGCTACCTATGAGGTAGAGGACGAAGAAACACTGGCAACCGAGGATGAGACCGCTACCGTTGACGATCTGACCGCTGCTATGGCAGTTCTGGATCAGGACGGCTATGAGGCACCGGATCCGGCAAACTACGGCGTTTGGATTCCGGGCATTCCGGTATTTGTAGAAAAGGCTCTGACCAGCATCGGCTGTGCAGACTGGCTGTCCGGTCTGATTCTGGACGGTATCGTTGCCGGTGTCGGCGCGGTTCTCGGCTTTGTGCCGCAGATGCTCGTTTTGTTCATCTTCCTGGCATTTTTGGAGGCCTGCGGCTACATGGCGCGTGTTGCCTTCATCATGGACCGTATTTTCCGCCGCTTTGGTCTGTCCGGCAAGTCCTTCATTCCGATTCTGATCGGTACCGGCTGCGGCGTTCCGGGCATCATGGCTTCTCGTACCATCGAGAACGAAAAAGACCGTCGTATGACGATCATGACCACAACCTTTATTCCGTGCGGCGCAAAGACCCCGTTCATCGCCATGGTTGCAGGCGCCATCTTCGGCGGTGCTGCATGGGTAGCAACCTCTGCTTATTTCCTTGGCATCGCAGCAATCATTTGCTCCGGCGTCATTTTGAAGAAAACCAAGATTTTTGAGGGCGATCCGGCTCCGTTCGTTATGGAGCTGCCGGCATATCATATGCCGACCGTAGGCACCGTGCTGCGCAGTATGTGGGAGCGCGGCTGGTCCTTCATCAAGAAGGCAGGCACCATCATCCTGCTGTCCACCATTCTCGTTTGGTTCCTGTCCTACTTCGGATGGGTAGACGGCAGCTTCGGTATGCTGGCAGAGGATCAGATCGACTGCTCGATTCTGGCTAAGATCGGCAACGCTATCTGCTGGATCTTCGCACCGCTCGGCTTCGGCAACTGGCAGGCAACTGTCGCTTCCATCACCGGCTTGATTGCAAAGGAAAACATCGTAGGCACCATGGGTATCCTGTACTCCAGCGGCGCCGGCACCGTATATCAGAACATGGCAGCTACCTTCTCGCTGGCAAGCGGCTATGCGTTCCTCGCATTCAACCTGCTGTGCGCACCGTGCTTCGCGGCAATGGGCGCAATCCGCCGCGAGATGAACAGCACCAAGTGGTTCCTCGGTGCGATTGGCTACCAGTGCGGTCTGGCATATCTGGTTGGTCTGGTTATCTATCAGATTTCCAGCCTGCTCAGCGGCGGCGGCTTCGGCATCGGCACCGTTGCAGCCATTGTGGTTATCGTGCTGTTCTTCTTCCTGCTGCTCCGCCCGAGCAAGAAGGCTGAGATCAGAAGAAACACATTGGCGGTTGACGCAAGATAA
- a CDS encoding FeoA family protein, with product MTLKEAKVGSTYTVAKITGAGAIKRRIMDMGITKGIEVYIRKVAPLGDPVEITVRGYELSLRKEDAEMIEVK from the coding sequence ATGACATTAAAAGAAGCAAAAGTTGGCAGCACGTACACCGTGGCAAAGATTACGGGTGCCGGTGCAATCAAGCGCCGCATCATGGACATGGGCATTACCAAGGGCATTGAAGTGTACATCCGCAAGGTTGCTCCGCTCGGCGATCCGGTAGAGATTACCGTTCGCGGCTATGAGCTGTCTCTCCGCAAGGAAGACGCTGAGATGATCGAAGTCAAGTAA
- a CDS encoding FeoA family protein, with the protein MMPLTFAAVGEENTIVKIGGKPEVKKHLENLGFVVGGTVKVVSAMGGNLIVNVKEARVGISQEMAQKIMI; encoded by the coding sequence ATGATGCCATTGACATTTGCAGCAGTTGGCGAGGAAAATACCATTGTGAAAATCGGCGGCAAGCCGGAGGTCAAGAAACATCTGGAAAATCTGGGCTTTGTTGTGGGAGGAACCGTAAAGGTTGTTTCTGCGATGGGCGGAAACCTGATCGTGAACGTAAAGGAAGCGAGAGTCGGTATCAGTCAGGAGATGGCGCAGAAAATCATGATTTGA
- a CDS encoding tRNA (mnm(5)s(2)U34)-methyltransferase, with translation MNTLSLVHAHLQSWIHSGDFVIDATAGNGKDTEFLCGLVGREGKVLAFDIQEQAVENTKKRLAEHGWSEVGEVVLDSHANMGAYAQENSVDCIVFNLGWLPGGDHTVFTHADSTIAAIEAGLRLLRKDGVMCVSIYYGGASGYEERDALLEYVRTIDPAQYTVLVTQFANRAGDPPIPVFIHKAT, from the coding sequence ATGAATACCTTGAGCTTGGTACACGCGCATTTGCAGTCGTGGATTCATTCGGGAGATTTCGTCATTGACGCGACGGCGGGCAACGGAAAGGACACGGAATTTTTGTGCGGCTTGGTCGGACGAGAGGGAAAAGTCCTCGCGTTCGACATTCAGGAGCAGGCGGTGGAAAACACCAAAAAGCGGCTGGCGGAACACGGCTGGTCGGAGGTTGGAGAGGTGGTGCTGGACAGCCACGCCAACATGGGCGCGTATGCGCAGGAAAACAGCGTGGACTGCATCGTGTTCAACCTCGGCTGGCTGCCCGGCGGAGACCACACGGTATTTACCCACGCGGACAGCACGATTGCAGCCATCGAAGCGGGGCTCAGGCTGCTGCGCAAAGACGGTGTGATGTGCGTGAGCATTTACTACGGCGGCGCGAGCGGCTATGAGGAGCGGGATGCGCTGCTGGAATACGTCAGGACGATAGATCCGGCACAGTATACGGTTCTCGTCACGCAGTTCGCCAATCGGGCGGGAGACCCGCCGATTCCGGTGTTTATTCACAAGGCAACATGA
- a CDS encoding CpXC domain-containing protein: MSTPNTTQMTCPKCSTTFDIEQYNVINAQTQPELREKLLNGSMFLQTCPRCGTHMHAAYTCVYSNDEKKFLVSFQPSMEKPAVTPLMPQYKLRLERTLAGFLERIRILEAELDDVTIEMVKYLVTAQLTRQFPNKTITRLLFVSADNENVFFQYDDNNPAEQIQIPLATIWRYEDRLTASGFRPNVTGYLAVDSQFVRNSGILRCLAPQTPQNSD, encoded by the coding sequence ATGTCCACGCCGAACACCACGCAAATGACCTGCCCCAAGTGCAGCACCACCTTTGACATCGAGCAATACAACGTCATCAACGCACAGACGCAACCGGAGCTGCGCGAAAAGCTGCTCAACGGTTCGATGTTTTTGCAGACCTGCCCGCGCTGCGGCACGCACATGCACGCCGCGTACACCTGCGTGTACAGCAACGACGAAAAGAAATTCCTCGTCTCTTTCCAGCCGAGCATGGAGAAACCCGCTGTCACACCGCTCATGCCGCAATACAAGCTGCGTCTGGAACGCACCTTGGCGGGCTTTTTGGAGCGCATCCGCATCTTGGAGGCCGAACTGGATGATGTGACCATCGAGATGGTCAAATATCTTGTGACGGCGCAGCTCACCCGCCAGTTCCCGAACAAGACCATCACCCGCCTGCTGTTCGTCAGCGCGGACAATGAAAACGTATTCTTCCAATACGATGACAACAATCCCGCCGAGCAAATTCAAATCCCGCTCGCCACAATCTGGCGCTACGAGGATCGCCTGACAGCCTCCGGTTTCCGCCCCAATGTCACCGGATATCTGGCTGTGGACAGCCAATTCGTCCGAAACTCCGGCATTCTGCGCTGTTTGGCGCCGCAGACGCCCCAAAACAGCGATTGA
- a CDS encoding 4Fe-4S binding protein encodes MTNTQTASKAAAKKKPMNPMQRVKLRRRVRAVIQLAFFLLAPSVYTSCFSGIKEMAAAVGAKDPISYGSFFTTLVVVCLYTIVCGRFFCGYACAFGAFGDAVYELSQFIQKKTKKKLPHMPDKLTGYLQKVKYLVLLAIVVLCATGVYDKLPGWSPWDVFSMLTAPRGIPAGYTIAIVLLIAIVVGMAVKERFFCQFLCPMGAIFALLPVIGRYTRNRSNCINRCSACAKNCPVSVETDEGNIRMGECISCGKCSDVCPRRNISYANGRVQDGNAPFPVAVKAVLLFAICLALGLIRSFG; translated from the coding sequence ATGACAAACACGCAAACAGCATCAAAAGCGGCGGCAAAGAAAAAGCCGATGAATCCGATGCAGCGTGTCAAGCTGCGCCGCCGCGTGCGTGCCGTGATTCAGCTGGCGTTTTTTCTGCTCGCACCGTCCGTGTACACCTCGTGCTTTTCCGGCATCAAGGAAATGGCGGCGGCGGTCGGCGCAAAGGACCCGATTTCGTACGGTTCGTTTTTCACGACACTCGTGGTGGTATGTCTGTACACCATCGTCTGCGGCCGGTTTTTCTGCGGCTATGCCTGCGCCTTCGGCGCGTTTGGCGATGCGGTATATGAGCTGTCTCAGTTTATTCAGAAAAAGACAAAAAAGAAGCTGCCGCACATGCCGGACAAGCTGACCGGATACCTGCAAAAGGTCAAGTATCTGGTTTTGCTCGCCATTGTCGTTTTGTGTGCGACAGGTGTGTATGATAAGCTGCCGGGCTGGAGCCCGTGGGATGTATTCTCAATGCTGACTGCGCCGCGCGGCATTCCGGCGGGCTATACGATTGCGATTGTGCTTTTGATTGCCATTGTTGTAGGCATGGCGGTAAAAGAACGCTTTTTCTGTCAGTTCCTGTGCCCGATGGGCGCGATTTTCGCGCTGCTTCCGGTGATTGGACGATATACGCGCAATCGCTCCAACTGCATCAACCGCTGCTCGGCGTGCGCAAAAAATTGTCCGGTCTCGGTAGAGACCGACGAGGGCAATATCCGCATGGGAGAATGTATCTCCTGCGGCAAGTGCAGCGATGTGTGCCCGCGCCGCAACATCAGCTATGCGAATGGCCGCGTGCAGGATGGCAATGCGCCGTTTCCGGTTGCGGTCAAGGCGGTGCTGCTGTTCGCAATTTGTCTGGCACTCGGCTTGATTCGCAGTTTTGGATAA
- a CDS encoding FMN-binding protein translates to MKHLDFWSRLGSLVLAVVALCVYQAHALQWQAAEDENKQQIAEAQAKNAAAEGGAVSYADGTYTGSGDGFGGTVSVEVTVSGGKITAIDVVNAANEDAAYLDKAKGIIDSMISANSPEVDTISGATFSSTGIKTAVQQALEGATA, encoded by the coding sequence TTGAAACATCTGGATTTTTGGTCAAGACTGGGCAGTCTTGTGCTGGCGGTCGTGGCGCTGTGTGTCTATCAGGCACATGCGCTGCAATGGCAGGCGGCAGAGGACGAAAATAAACAGCAAATTGCCGAGGCACAGGCAAAAAACGCCGCCGCAGAGGGCGGGGCAGTCAGCTACGCGGACGGCACATACACTGGCAGCGGTGACGGCTTCGGCGGCACAGTGTCCGTGGAGGTCACGGTGTCCGGCGGAAAAATCACCGCGATTGACGTTGTCAATGCGGCGAATGAGGACGCGGCGTATTTGGATAAGGCAAAGGGTATCATCGACAGCATGATTTCTGCCAATTCGCCGGAGGTCGATACCATCAGCGGAGCGACATTCTCCTCGACAGGCATTAAGACGGCGGTACAACAGGCATTGGAGGGCGCAACAGCATGA
- a CDS encoding FMN-binding protein — MRIFYNQSVDAIARRLIPGIAVAALAAWGVASGGAVLEDIPELTSKAQAANLGSGSAGAAADAGSWQDGTWTGTAQGYGGDVTVSVTIANKKITAIEVVSASAETPSFFSRAKAIIPKIIEAQNPDVDVVSGATYSSNGIINAVKNALTKASGGTVTETSNGGAASNAAGSTSSDAFQDGTYKDGTYTGSAAGFRGNITVSVTISGGKIASINVVSAPGNDEPYLSKAKTLIAKVLAKQSPNGVDTVSGATYSSNGILNAIKNALTKAAGGTVSETPSSGGTTGGDTSPSKLDKDTYTGTYKDGTYTGTGKGYKGTVTAKVTISGGKIKTIDVSGSDDAAYFGKAKNGIVNKIISGQTTNVDTVSGATYSSNGIISAVRNALKKAQTTGGTTTDDEDKKDEKTYTDTKTEFYGIGYGYRSGRIVLKVTASGGALKGVDVIEKNDQDDDYFNDAMEIVEKVKNGKNINVVDTVSGATYSSKGILTALTEALNKAVIAGQYTPPKETPDTPDTPELTPEGKTYTETVAVNPDADKDFEAYELLVDVTVQDGKVTSVSLNASNGYGSNSEEQATNKKRSEKAVNMNLIGKSTSEIDGADVISKATCSSISIKQAVKQALAKAEG, encoded by the coding sequence ATGCGTATCTTTTACAATCAATCTGTGGATGCCATTGCCCGCCGACTGATACCGGGCATTGCTGTCGCGGCGCTGGCGGCATGGGGCGTTGCCTCCGGCGGCGCGGTGCTGGAAGACATTCCGGAGCTGACATCCAAGGCACAGGCGGCCAATCTTGGCTCCGGTTCTGCCGGTGCGGCGGCGGATGCCGGCTCTTGGCAGGACGGCACGTGGACGGGCACGGCACAGGGCTACGGCGGTGACGTCACCGTCAGCGTGACCATTGCGAACAAGAAAATCACCGCGATTGAAGTGGTGTCCGCCTCGGCAGAGACACCGTCCTTCTTCTCGCGCGCAAAGGCAATTATTCCAAAGATTATTGAGGCGCAGAATCCGGATGTCGATGTGGTGTCCGGTGCGACCTATTCCTCCAACGGCATCATCAATGCCGTGAAAAACGCGCTGACCAAAGCGTCCGGCGGCACAGTGACCGAGACATCCAATGGCGGTGCGGCGAGCAATGCGGCGGGAAGCACCTCCTCCGATGCGTTTCAGGACGGCACGTACAAGGACGGCACGTATACCGGTTCGGCGGCAGGATTCCGCGGCAATATCACGGTCAGCGTGACGATTTCCGGCGGCAAGATTGCGAGCATCAATGTCGTTTCCGCACCGGGCAACGATGAGCCGTATCTGAGCAAGGCGAAAACGCTCATCGCCAAGGTTCTTGCCAAGCAGAGCCCGAACGGTGTGGACACGGTGTCCGGCGCAACCTATTCGTCCAACGGCATTTTGAATGCCATCAAGAACGCGCTGACCAAGGCGGCGGGCGGCACGGTGTCCGAGACGCCGAGCAGCGGCGGAACAACCGGCGGCGACACTTCTCCGAGCAAGCTGGATAAGGACACGTATACGGGCACGTACAAAGACGGCACGTACACCGGCACCGGAAAGGGATATAAGGGCACCGTGACGGCGAAAGTCACCATTTCCGGCGGAAAAATCAAAACCATTGACGTTTCCGGCAGCGATGACGCGGCATATTTTGGCAAGGCGAAAAACGGCATTGTCAATAAAATTATTTCCGGTCAGACCACCAATGTGGATACGGTATCCGGCGCGACCTACTCGTCCAATGGTATTATCTCTGCGGTGAGAAATGCGCTCAAAAAGGCGCAGACCACCGGCGGCACAACCACCGATGACGAGGACAAGAAGGACGAAAAGACCTACACCGACACCAAGACCGAGTTCTACGGCATCGGATACGGCTATCGCAGCGGCCGCATTGTGCTCAAGGTCACGGCGTCCGGCGGCGCGTTAAAGGGCGTTGACGTCATCGAAAAGAACGATCAGGACGATGACTATTTTAACGATGCCATGGAAATCGTGGAAAAGGTCAAGAACGGCAAAAATATCAACGTGGTGGACACTGTGTCCGGTGCGACGTATTCGTCAAAGGGCATTTTGACCGCACTGACGGAGGCGCTGAACAAGGCGGTGATTGCGGGACAGTACACCCCGCCGAAGGAGACGCCGGATACGCCGGACACACCGGAGCTGACACCGGAAGGAAAGACGTACACGGAAACGGTTGCGGTCAATCCGGATGCAGATAAAGATTTTGAAGCCTATGAGCTGCTTGTCGATGTCACGGTACAGGACGGAAAAGTGACGAGCGTATCGCTCAACGCATCCAATGGATATGGTTCTAACTCCGAGGAACAGGCAACCAATAAAAAGCGTTCGGAGAAAGCGGTAAATATGAATCTGATTGGAAAGTCCACATCAGAAATAGACGGTGCAGATGTAATCAGTAAGGCAACCTGTTCGTCCATTTCCATCAAGCAGGCGGTCAAGCAGGCACTGGCAAAGGCGGAGGGCTGA
- a CDS encoding FAD:protein FMN transferase: MRYKVRLILASAVVASMLLTGCGTASDTKHTGSASETQTTNSTTASSAQPVSQEIFAMDTYMTVTAYGDNAQKGVTDAVAEIQRLDNLLSIGKEDSEISKLNKSGSAALSDDTAVMVAKALDLYKSTGGAFDITVLPLMELWGFTTQEYYVPTEDEIQSTLQRVGADKLTWDESTKTLTLGDKQEIDLGGIAKGFTSSRIMEIFKKDGVTCGMVSLGGNVHLLGTKQDGSAWRVGIQDPNNTDDMLGVLEANDCAVITSGAYERNFEKDGVTYHHIIDPATGKPSNSGLTSVTIVSKDGTLADGLSTSLFVMGKDKAIAYWKQHADEFDTILVDKDRNVYITEGIAGNFSPDSVSANQVHTIEK, encoded by the coding sequence ATGAGATATAAAGTACGATTGATTCTGGCATCCGCCGTAGTGGCGAGTATGCTGCTGACAGGATGCGGCACGGCATCCGATACAAAACATACAGGCAGTGCATCGGAAACACAGACGACCAACAGCACAACGGCCAGCTCAGCGCAGCCGGTTAGCCAAGAAATCTTTGCGATGGATACCTATATGACGGTTACGGCGTATGGTGACAACGCACAAAAGGGCGTGACCGATGCGGTTGCGGAAATTCAGCGCTTGGACAATCTGCTGTCCATCGGCAAGGAGGACAGCGAAATTTCCAAGCTCAACAAGAGCGGCTCCGCGGCGCTGTCCGATGACACAGCGGTTATGGTCGCAAAGGCGTTGGATTTGTACAAGAGCACGGGCGGCGCGTTTGACATTACGGTTCTGCCGCTCATGGAGCTGTGGGGCTTTACGACACAGGAGTATTACGTCCCGACAGAGGATGAAATTCAGTCCACGTTACAGCGCGTCGGCGCAGATAAGCTGACATGGGACGAAAGCACCAAGACGCTGACGCTGGGAGACAAGCAGGAAATTGACTTGGGCGGCATTGCCAAGGGCTTTACGTCCAGCCGCATCATGGAAATCTTCAAAAAAGACGGCGTGACCTGCGGCATGGTGTCGCTGGGCGGCAACGTGCATCTGCTGGGCACCAAGCAGGACGGCAGTGCGTGGCGCGTAGGCATTCAGGACCCGAACAACACCGATGATATGCTCGGTGTACTGGAAGCAAACGACTGCGCGGTGATTACATCCGGCGCGTATGAGCGCAACTTTGAAAAGGACGGCGTGACCTATCATCACATCATTGATCCGGCAACCGGTAAGCCGTCCAACAGCGGTCTGACCTCGGTTACCATTGTCAGCAAGGACGGCACACTGGCTGACGGTCTGTCCACCTCACTGTTCGTCATGGGCAAGGACAAGGCGATTGCGTACTGGAAACAGCACGCGGACGAGTTTGATACCATTCTGGTGGATAAAGACAGAAATGTATACATCACGGAGGGCATTGCCGGCAATTTCTCGCCGGACAGCGTTTCCGCCAATCAGGTGCATACCATCGAAAAATAA
- a CDS encoding Gx transporter family protein, with the protein MKQTKRLALYGMLAALALVLSYIEAMVPAFFAVPGMKLGLTNLVVLVALYRMGAKQAVVINFVRIGLTAMLFGTVVSLWYSLAGGLLSGAVMIALKKTGKFQPVTVSVAGGVMHNVGQILVAMAIMQTSAIAWYLLVLWVSGIAAGAAVGLLGSWMLRRLPELR; encoded by the coding sequence ATGAAACAGACAAAACGATTGGCACTGTATGGCATGCTTGCCGCACTGGCATTGGTGCTCAGCTACATCGAAGCGATGGTTCCGGCGTTTTTCGCCGTGCCGGGCATGAAGCTCGGCTTGACCAATTTGGTCGTTCTCGTGGCACTGTACCGCATGGGCGCGAAACAGGCAGTTGTCATTAACTTTGTGCGCATCGGCCTGACGGCAATGCTGTTTGGAACGGTGGTTAGCCTGTGGTATTCTCTGGCGGGCGGACTTTTATCCGGAGCAGTGATGATTGCGCTCAAGAAAACAGGGAAATTTCAGCCGGTGACCGTCAGCGTGGCGGGCGGCGTCATGCACAATGTGGGTCAGATTCTGGTTGCCATGGCAATCATGCAGACCAGCGCCATTGCATGGTATTTGCTGGTGCTGTGGGTTTCCGGCATTGCTGCCGGTGCTGCGGTCGGTCTGCTGGGCAGCTGGATGCTCCGGCGCCTGCCAGAGCTGCGGTAA
- a CDS encoding NusG domain II-containing protein yields the protein MKLKKQDILLLAALLAGVLLLGAFLMLTRKSGAEVVVKVAGKQVTSMPLDKDTKYTIHGVNGGTNELVIADSQVWLEQASCPDKLCVHQGKIQYAGQSIICLPNKVSVTIEDEQDKNGVDAVAQ from the coding sequence ATGAAGCTGAAAAAACAGGACATTCTATTGCTGGCGGCACTGCTGGCGGGCGTGCTCCTACTCGGCGCATTTCTGATGCTGACGCGAAAGAGCGGCGCGGAAGTCGTTGTGAAGGTGGCGGGCAAACAGGTGACATCAATGCCTCTGGATAAAGACACGAAATATACCATTCATGGTGTCAATGGCGGCACAAATGAGCTGGTTATTGCGGACAGTCAGGTTTGGCTGGAACAAGCGAGCTGTCCGGACAAGCTGTGTGTGCATCAGGGCAAGATTCAGTACGCCGGACAGAGCATCATCTGCCTGCCGAATAAGGTGAGCGTCACCATTGAGGACGAACAGGACAAAAACGGCGTGGACGCTGTGGCACAGTGA